The Pongo abelii isolate AG06213 chromosome 20, NHGRI_mPonAbe1-v2.0_pri, whole genome shotgun sequence genome window below encodes:
- the ZNF225 gene encoding zinc finger protein 225 isoform X2: protein MLENFRNLLSVGHQPLHRDNFHFLKEEKFWMMETATQREGNLGGKIQTEMETVPESGAYEGLFSHQTWEQISSDLTRFQDSMVNSFQFSKQDDVPCQVDAGLSIIHIRQKPSEGRTCKKSFSDVSVLDLHQQLQPREKSHTCDECGKSFCYNSALRIHQRVHMGEKLYNCDVCGKEFNQSSHLQIHQRIHTGEKPFKCEQCGKGFSRRSGLYVHRKLHTGVKPHICEKCGKAFIHDSQLQEHQRIHTGEKPFKCDICCKSFRSRANLNRHSMVHVREKPFRCDTCGKSFGLKSALNSHRMVHTGEKRYKCEECGKCFIYRQDLYKHQIDHTGEKPYNCKECGKSFRWASGLSRHVRVHSGETPFKCEECGKGFYTNSQRYSHQRAHSGEKPYRCEECGKGYKRRLDLDFHQRVHRGEKPYNCKECGKSFGWASCLLNHQRIHSGEKPFKCEECGKRFTQNSQLYTHRRVHSGEKPFKCEECGKRFTQNSQLYSHRRVHTGVKPYKCEECGKGFNSKFNLDMHQRVHTGERPYNCKECGKSFSRASSILNHKRLHGDKKPFKCEECGKRFTENSQLHSHQRVHTGEKPYKCEKCGKSFRWASTHLTHQRLHSREKLLQCEDCGKSIVHSSCLKDQQRDQSGEKTSKCEDCGKRYKRRLNLDTLLLLFLNDT from the coding sequence GAGGCAAGATCCAAACGGAGATGGAGACTGTTCCAGAATCAGGAGCATATGAAGGGTTGTTCAGTCATCAAACCTGGGAACAAATTTCAAGTGACTTAACCAGGTTTCAAGACTCCATGGTAAACAGCTTTCAGTTCTCCAAACAAGATGATGTGCCCTGCCAGGTTGATGCAGGACTATCTATAATTCACATAAGACAGAAACCTTCTGAGGGTAGGACGTGTAAAAAGTCCTTTAGTGATGTCTCCGTCCTTGATCTTCATCAACAATTACAGCCAAGAGAGAAGTCTCATACATGTGATGAATGTGGAAAGAGTTTCTGTTATAACTCAGCTCTTCGTATTCATCAGAGAGTTCACATGGGGGAGAAACTCTATAATTGTGATGTGTGTGGTAAGGAATTCAATCAGAGCTCACATCTGCAAATTCATCAGAGaatccacactggagagaaaccattcAAATGTGAGCAGTGTGGGAAAGGCTTTAGTCGTAGATCAGGACTTTATGTTCATCGTAAATTACACACAGGAGTGAAACCTCATATTTGTGAAAAATGTGGGAAGGCCTTCATTCATGATTCCCAGCTTCAGGAACATCAAAGAATCCATACTGGGGAGAAGCCATTCAAATGTGATATATGTTGTAAGAGCTTCCGTAGTAGAGCAAATCTTAATAGGCATTCCATGGTTCACGTGCGAGAGAAACCATTCAGATGTGATACATGTGGTAAGAGCTTTGGTCTGAAATCAGCACTTAATAGTCATCGCATGgtccacacaggagagaaacGGTACAAATGTGAGGAATGTGGAAAATGCTTCATTTATAGGCAAGATCTTTATAAGCATCAGATAGACCACACAGGGGAGAAGCCATATAAttgtaaagaatgtggaaaaagCTTCAGATGGGCCTCAGGTCTTTCAAGACATGTGCGAGTCCACAGTGGAGAGACACCgttcaaatgtgaagaatgtgggaaGGGATTTTATACAAATTCACAACGTTATTCTCACCAGAGAGCCCACAGTGGAGAAAAGCCATATAGATGTGAGGAGTGTGGGAAGGGCTACAAAAGGAGGTTGGATCTTGACTTTCATCAGAGGGTCCACAgaggagagaaaccctataattgtaaggaatgtgggaagagcTTTGGCTGGGCCTCATGTCTTTTGAATCATCAGAGAATCCACAGTGGAGAAAAACCAtttaaatgtgaagaatgtgggaaAAGATTTACTCAGAATTCACAACTTTATACCCATCGTAGAGTCCACAGTGGAGAAAAACCATTCAAATGTGAAGAGTGTGGGAAAAGATTTACTCAGAATTCACAACTTTATTCTCATCGCAGAGTCCACACTGGAGTAAAGCCATACAAATGTGAAGAGTGTGGGAAGGGCTTCAACAGTAAGTTTAATCTTGACATGCACCAGAGGGTCCACACTGGAGAGAGACCTTATAATTGTAAAGAATGTGGGAAGAGCTTTAGCCGGGCCTCAAGTATTTTGAATCATAAGAGACTCCATGGTGACAAAAAGCCATTCAAATGTGAAGAGTGTGGGAAGAGATTTACTGAGAATTCACAGCTTCATTCCCATCAGAGGGTTCACACTGGGGAAAAGCCATACAAATGTGAGAAGTGTGGAAAGAGCTTCAGATGGGCCTCAACTCATCTAACCCATCAGAGACTCCACAGTAGAGAAAAACTACTTCAATGTGAGGACTGTGGGAAGAGCATTGTGCACAGTTCATGCCTTAAAGACCAACAAAGAGACCAAAGTGGAGAGAAAACATCTAAGTGTGAGGACTGTGGGAAGCGCTACAAGAGGCGCTTGAATCTTGATAcacttttgttgttatttttaaatgatacataA